A region of Burkholderiales bacterium JOSHI_001 DNA encodes the following proteins:
- a CDS encoding cation/multidrug efflux pump (PFAM: AcrB/AcrD/AcrF family~TIGRFAM: heavy metal efflux pump (cobalt-zinc-cadmium); The (Largely Gram-negative Bacterial) Hydrophobe/Amphiphile Efflux-1 (HAE1) Family): MWFTRVSIANPVMAVMVMLAFVVLGLFSLQRLKVDQFPNIEFPTVVVQVDYPGASPEIVESEVTKKVEEALNTIAGINQLFSRTYEGTSVVIVQFNLEMDGRRAADDVREKLSIVKASFRDEVKEPRVSRFDPAARPIYSIALTSPDRSLSVQQLTTYADQVLRKRLENVRGVGSVTLVGGLKRELNVYVKPQALEAFGVGVDQVMAAVRTENQELPAGNLRSADAERVVQIDGRVKRPQDLERIVVARRNGQSVKLGQLADVVDGPEEAESLALYNGQRTLALEVQKSQGENTIEVVDGLNQAVAAVRPQLPAGMALDVVRDNSRPIRVSVANVKRTLFEGALLTVGIVFLFLNSWRSTVITGLTLPIALVGTFGVMYGFGFSINMITLMALSLCVGLLIDDAIVVRENIVRHVQMGKSAHDAALDGTNEIGLAVLATTLSIVAVFLPIGFMGGIIGKFFHEFGITIVAAVLISMFVSFTLDPMLSSVWHDPAIDREGRPFQPRGLYDHTLGRVTHWVDRASHRLGDVYVATLAWSLKHKLATMGIAGATFAASFALIPLLGTEFVPKADYSETTVSFYTPVGSSLETTEARTRQVDAILRAMPEVKYTLATINTGQAQGRNYANLYVRLVDRKDRTRTVDQMSVPLRERLAAVPGITVTHVGLLDAVGSGKPISLSIQGADLAELKRQSARFSEKLRAIPGLVDLDTSMKPDKPSADIAVRRDAAADLGLSVGSVTSALRALVAGQTVGNWRADDDQNYDVKVRLAPAARHNTADLERLPLVVGSNADGTARVVRLSQVADVVPGRGANQINRRDLNREVEFTANVSGRSLGEVSADVRKLLDANPPPPGYSPRFGGSTKDMQDSFSYAVSALALGVVFIYMILASQFRSFLQPLALMSSLPLTLIGVVLALLLARSTLNMMSVIGIVMLMGLVTKNAILLVDFAIRARMDWVDANGVRVRGMERSAALLQAAKVRLRPILMTTLAMVFGMVPLAFALTEGSEQRAPMGQAVIGGVITSSLLTLVVVPVIYCWLDDLAQWATRRRDGEVGDHQAGVIPAK, translated from the coding sequence ATGTGGTTCACCCGAGTCTCGATCGCCAACCCGGTGATGGCCGTGATGGTGATGCTCGCCTTCGTGGTGCTGGGCCTGTTCTCGCTGCAGCGCCTGAAGGTGGACCAGTTCCCCAACATCGAATTCCCCACCGTGGTGGTGCAGGTGGACTACCCCGGCGCCTCGCCCGAGATCGTCGAGAGCGAAGTCACCAAGAAGGTGGAGGAGGCGCTCAACACCATCGCCGGCATCAACCAGCTGTTCTCGCGCACCTACGAGGGCACCTCGGTGGTGATCGTGCAGTTCAACCTGGAGATGGACGGCCGGCGCGCCGCCGACGACGTGCGCGAAAAGCTGTCCATCGTGAAGGCCAGCTTCCGTGACGAGGTGAAGGAGCCGCGTGTCTCGCGCTTCGACCCTGCGGCGCGGCCCATCTACTCCATCGCCCTCACCTCGCCCGACCGCAGCTTGAGCGTGCAGCAGCTCACCACCTACGCCGACCAGGTGCTGCGCAAGCGCCTGGAAAACGTGCGCGGCGTCGGCTCGGTCACCCTCGTCGGTGGCCTGAAGCGCGAGCTGAACGTGTACGTCAAGCCCCAGGCCCTGGAAGCCTTCGGCGTGGGCGTGGACCAGGTGATGGCCGCGGTGCGCACCGAAAACCAGGAACTGCCGGCCGGCAACCTGCGCTCGGCCGACGCCGAGCGCGTGGTGCAGATCGACGGCCGGGTGAAGCGCCCGCAGGACCTGGAGCGCATCGTCGTGGCCCGCCGCAACGGTCAGAGCGTGAAGCTGGGCCAATTGGCCGACGTGGTGGACGGCCCGGAAGAAGCCGAGTCGCTGGCGCTGTACAACGGCCAGCGCACCCTGGCGCTGGAGGTGCAGAAAAGCCAGGGCGAGAACACCATCGAGGTGGTGGACGGGCTGAACCAGGCGGTGGCCGCGGTGCGCCCGCAGTTGCCCGCTGGCATGGCCCTGGACGTGGTGCGCGACAACTCGCGGCCCATTCGCGTGAGCGTGGCGAATGTGAAGCGCACGCTGTTCGAAGGCGCGCTGCTCACCGTGGGCATCGTGTTCCTGTTCCTGAACTCCTGGCGCTCCACCGTCATCACCGGCCTGACCCTGCCCATCGCGCTGGTGGGCACCTTCGGCGTGATGTACGGCTTCGGCTTTTCCATCAACATGATCACGCTGATGGCGCTTTCGCTGTGCGTGGGCCTGCTGATCGACGACGCCATCGTGGTGCGTGAAAACATCGTGCGCCATGTGCAGATGGGCAAGAGCGCCCACGACGCGGCGCTGGACGGCACCAACGAGATCGGCCTGGCGGTTCTGGCCACCACGCTGTCCATCGTGGCGGTGTTCCTGCCCATCGGCTTCATGGGCGGCATCATCGGCAAGTTCTTCCACGAGTTCGGCATCACCATCGTCGCGGCGGTGCTGATTTCCATGTTCGTCAGCTTCACGCTGGACCCCATGCTCAGCAGCGTGTGGCACGACCCGGCCATCGACCGCGAGGGCCGGCCCTTCCAGCCGCGCGGCCTGTACGACCACACCCTGGGACGCGTGACGCACTGGGTGGACCGGGCCTCGCACCGGCTGGGGGATGTGTACGTGGCCACGCTGGCCTGGTCGCTGAAGCACAAGCTGGCCACGATGGGCATTGCCGGCGCCACCTTCGCCGCCAGCTTCGCGCTCATTCCCCTGCTGGGCACCGAGTTCGTGCCCAAGGCCGACTATTCCGAAACCACGGTCAGCTTCTACACGCCGGTGGGTTCGTCGCTGGAAACCACCGAGGCCCGCACCCGCCAGGTGGACGCCATCCTGCGCGCCATGCCCGAGGTGAAATACACCCTGGCCACCATCAACACCGGCCAGGCCCAGGGCCGCAACTACGCCAACCTGTACGTGCGGCTGGTGGACCGCAAGGACCGCACGCGCACCGTGGACCAGATGTCGGTGCCGCTGCGCGAGCGCCTGGCCGCGGTGCCGGGCATCACGGTCACCCACGTCGGCCTGCTGGACGCGGTGGGCAGCGGCAAGCCGATCTCGCTGTCCATCCAGGGCGCCGACCTGGCGGAGCTGAAGCGCCAGAGCGCCCGCTTCAGCGAGAAGCTGCGCGCCATTCCCGGCCTGGTGGACCTGGACACCAGCATGAAGCCCGACAAGCCCAGCGCCGACATCGCGGTGCGGCGCGACGCGGCGGCCGACCTGGGGCTGTCGGTCGGCAGCGTCACCAGCGCGCTGCGCGCCCTGGTGGCGGGCCAGACCGTGGGCAACTGGCGCGCCGACGACGACCAGAACTACGACGTGAAGGTGCGCCTTGCGCCGGCCGCGCGCCACAACACCGCCGACCTGGAGCGGCTGCCGCTGGTGGTGGGCAGCAACGCCGACGGCACGGCGCGGGTGGTGCGCCTGTCGCAGGTGGCCGACGTGGTGCCGGGGCGCGGCGCCAACCAGATCAACCGCCGCGACCTGAACCGCGAGGTGGAGTTCACCGCCAATGTGTCCGGGCGCTCGCTGGGCGAGGTGTCGGCCGACGTGCGCAAGCTGCTGGACGCCAACCCGCCGCCACCGGGCTACAGCCCGCGCTTTGGCGGCAGCACCAAGGACATGCAGGATTCCTTCAGCTATGCCGTCTCGGCCCTGGCGCTGGGGGTGGTGTTCATCTACATGATCCTGGCCTCGCAGTTCCGCAGCTTCCTGCAGCCGCTGGCGCTGATGAGTTCGCTGCCGCTCACGCTGATCGGCGTGGTGCTGGCCCTGCTGCTGGCGCGCAGCACGCTGAACATGATGAGCGTCATCGGCATCGTCATGCTGATGGGCCTGGTGACCAAGAACGCCATCCTGCTGGTGGATTTCGCGATCCGCGCGCGCATGGACTGGGTGGACGCGAACGGTGTTCGCGTCAGGGGCATGGAGCGCAGCGCCGCGCTGCTGCAGGCGGCCAAGGTGCGCCTGCGGCCCATCCTGATGACGACATTGGCCATGGTCTTCGGCATGGTGCCGCTGGCCTTTGCCCTGACCGAAGGCTCCGAGCAGCGCGCGCCCATGGGCCAGGCCGTCATCGGTGGCGTGATCACCTCATCGCTGCTGACGCTGGTGGTGGTGCCCGTGATTTATTGCTGGCTGGACGACCTGGCACAGTGGGCCACCCGCCGCCGGGACGGGGAAGTTGGCGATCATCAGGCTGGCGTCATTCCGGCCAAATAA
- a CDS encoding protein-L-isoaspartate carboxylmethyltransferase (PFAM: Protein-L-isoaspartate(D-aspartate) O-methyltransferase (PCMT)~TIGRFAM: protein-L-isoaspartate(D-aspartate) O-methyltransferase) encodes MNIEQARFNMIEQQIRPWDVLDTGVLQLLSVVRREEFVPAAYKALAFVDSEIPLPGGQCMLAPRVEARLLQDAQVHRHERVLEIGAGSGYMAALLSHKAQSVISLEIVPELARLASANLQRAGAANVSVREADGSQGLASEAPFDVIVLSGSVSAVPQALLQQLKVGGRLIGTVGSEPMMRAVRITRLADAQFTEVDLFDTVLPRLQGFGEPTRFAF; translated from the coding sequence ATGAACATCGAACAAGCCCGCTTCAACATGATCGAGCAGCAGATCCGGCCCTGGGATGTGCTGGACACCGGGGTGCTGCAACTGCTGTCGGTGGTGCGGCGCGAGGAATTCGTGCCCGCCGCCTACAAGGCCCTGGCCTTCGTGGACAGCGAGATCCCACTGCCCGGCGGCCAGTGCATGCTGGCCCCGCGCGTGGAAGCCCGCCTGCTGCAGGACGCCCAGGTGCACCGCCACGAGCGGGTGCTGGAAATCGGCGCCGGCTCGGGCTACATGGCCGCGCTGCTGTCGCACAAGGCGCAATCGGTCATCAGCCTGGAAATCGTGCCCGAACTGGCCCGCCTGGCCAGCGCCAACCTGCAGCGCGCCGGGGCGGCCAATGTCAGCGTGCGTGAAGCCGACGGCTCCCAGGGCCTGGCCAGCGAGGCGCCCTTCGACGTGATCGTGCTGTCCGGCTCGGTGTCCGCGGTGCCGCAGGCGCTGCTGCAACAGTTGAAGGTGGGCGGCCGGCTGATCGGCACCGTGGGCAGCGAACCCATGATGCGCGCGGTGCGCATCACCCGCCTGGCCGATGCCCAGTTCACCGAGGTGGACCTGTTCGACACCGTGCTGCCGCGCCTGCAGGGCTTCGGCGAGCCCACGCGCTTCGCGTTCTGA
- a CDS encoding Rhodanese-related sulfurtransferase (PFAM: Rhodanese-like domain), whose amino-acid sequence MRQLAVTELKDFIAQAPEAVLLDVREPWEVATAALALPGVRALNIPMQQLPARLAELPAEQPILALCHHGMRSMQCVAFLVHQGFEQAYNVGGGIDAWSRTVDPSVPRY is encoded by the coding sequence ATGAGGCAGTTGGCCGTCACCGAGTTGAAGGACTTCATCGCCCAGGCGCCCGAAGCGGTGCTGCTGGACGTGCGCGAACCCTGGGAAGTGGCCACCGCCGCGCTGGCCCTGCCGGGTGTGCGCGCCCTGAACATCCCGATGCAGCAACTGCCGGCCCGGCTGGCCGAACTGCCGGCCGAACAGCCCATCCTGGCGCTGTGCCACCACGGCATGCGCAGCATGCAGTGCGTCGCATTCCTGGTGCACCAGGGCTTCGAGCAGGCGTACAACGTGGGCGGCGGCATCGACGCGTGGTCGCGCACGGTGGACCCTTCGGTGCCGCGTTACTGA
- a CDS encoding type I secretion outer membrane protein, TolC family (PFAM: Outer membrane efflux protein~TIGRFAM: type I secretion outer membrane protein, TolC family), whose translation MLCRPRRPAVPSLLALGLSLAAAGASAQTLAELYSAARVYDASFLAAQSLVLAADARTLQAESARKASATADASASRTEADLPGRSLTGTTGAGVSLNGRYPLYNRGTQVDINRAGKAVEVSRSDVESAEQDLIVRLAQAYFDVLAAQDALATTQASKKAITEQLASAKRNFEVGTATITDTREAQARFDLATAQEIAADNDLRTKRIALDQLVGRTGVAPRALAVPVVLPAISPAQPDEWVSLADQGHPQVRKARLALEIAGLDVAKSKTAYAPVVNATGSVGSSYTPSTPGIPGIQAGTPSGLGVTARIGVDLSMPLYTGGRLQAVEKEVLALEEKARSDVEAARRAVAQGTRVAFFGVQSGMAQVKALEAAESSSKLALEATQLGYRVGVRVNLDVLNAQSQLYTTQRDLAKARYDVLVNGLKLRQASGQLRASDLQSVDALLAK comes from the coding sequence ATGCTCTGTCGCCCTCGCCGACCCGCTGTTCCGTCCCTGCTGGCCCTGGGCCTGAGCCTGGCTGCGGCCGGCGCGTCTGCCCAGACGCTGGCCGAGTTGTACAGCGCCGCCCGCGTGTACGACGCCAGCTTCCTGGCCGCGCAGTCGCTGGTGCTGGCCGCGGACGCACGCACCCTGCAAGCGGAGTCGGCCCGCAAGGCCAGCGCCACGGCGGACGCCAGCGCCAGCCGCACCGAAGCCGACCTGCCGGGCCGATCGCTCACCGGCACCACCGGCGCAGGCGTGTCGCTGAACGGGCGCTACCCGCTGTACAACCGCGGCACGCAGGTGGACATCAACCGCGCCGGCAAGGCGGTGGAGGTGTCGCGCAGCGACGTGGAAAGCGCCGAGCAGGACCTGATCGTGCGCCTGGCCCAGGCTTACTTCGACGTGCTGGCCGCGCAGGACGCGCTGGCCACCACCCAGGCCAGCAAGAAGGCCATCACCGAGCAACTGGCCTCGGCCAAGCGCAACTTCGAGGTGGGCACCGCCACCATCACCGACACGCGCGAAGCCCAGGCCCGCTTCGACCTGGCCACGGCCCAGGAAATCGCCGCCGACAACGACCTGCGCACCAAGCGCATTGCGCTGGACCAGCTGGTGGGCCGCACCGGCGTGGCGCCGCGCGCGCTGGCGGTGCCGGTGGTGCTGCCGGCCATCAGCCCGGCCCAGCCCGACGAATGGGTGAGCCTGGCCGACCAGGGCCACCCCCAGGTGCGCAAGGCGCGCCTGGCGCTGGAAATCGCCGGCCTGGACGTGGCCAAGAGCAAGACCGCCTACGCCCCGGTGGTGAACGCCACCGGCTCGGTGGGCAGCAGCTACACGCCGTCCACCCCGGGCATCCCGGGCATCCAGGCCGGCACGCCGTCGGGCCTGGGCGTCACGGCGCGCATCGGTGTGGACCTGTCCATGCCGCTGTACACCGGCGGGCGGCTGCAGGCGGTGGAAAAGGAAGTGCTGGCGCTGGAAGAAAAGGCCCGCAGCGACGTGGAAGCCGCGCGCCGCGCGGTGGCCCAAGGCACGCGGGTGGCCTTCTTCGGCGTGCAATCGGGCATGGCCCAGGTGAAGGCGCTGGAAGCGGCCGAATCGTCCAGCAAGCTGGCCCTGGAAGCCACCCAGCTGGGCTACCGTGTGGGCGTGCGCGTGAACCTGGACGTGCTGAACGCCCAGAGCCAGCTCTACACCACCCAGCGCGATCTGGCCAAGGCCCGCTACGACGTGCTGGTGAACGGCCTGAAGCTGCGCCAGGCGTCCGGCCAGTTGCGCGCCAGCGACCTGCAGTCGGTGGACGCACTGCTGGCCAAGTAA
- a CDS encoding nucleotidyltransferase/DNA polymerase involved in DNA repair (PFAM: impB/mucB/samB family) gives MLWIGLHLPLLSLESFASTLDAAQAARPLALEQAHCIVQADASARALGVRPGMRRATALGLVPQLLLVPACAQRDVQALRAVAHAALAFSPAVTWAAAADLDPNTPPPGTAGVLLEVASSLRYFGGHAALLDRLGQALAPLGHHLQVASAPTALGAALLSRWRADLALGPHSQDRAALHSLLDEAPLWLLADLLDAGATAREAWAAMGLHSVADLRRLPRDGLARRFGPALLLALDRARGDAPDPQHWVELPPQFSDKLELFARADTTDQLLAGARVLLARLVAWAQGQQARIGRFTLQMHHERSTRRPDDVPPFSRLELALAEASLDAEHLQLLLAERLGRAPLPAPVLDLGLQCEHLVLAPPPAGELFPTRASLQEGLTRLVERLQARLGRDQVQRLQTVADHRPERATVAWPADAPPPSSQAPAATEPPPRWPEHLPLTRPVWLLRQPQPLAERELRPCLRGRPLQVLAGPERIESGWWDGDLVARDYYIADAGDGALVWIYRLRLPLDAGQGSGWFLQGRFG, from the coding sequence ATGCTGTGGATCGGCCTGCACCTGCCGCTGCTGTCGCTGGAATCTTTCGCCAGCACGCTGGACGCGGCCCAGGCCGCCCGGCCGCTGGCGCTGGAGCAGGCCCACTGCATCGTTCAGGCCGATGCCTCCGCGCGTGCGCTGGGCGTGCGCCCCGGCATGCGTCGCGCCACCGCCCTGGGGCTGGTGCCGCAGTTGCTGCTGGTGCCCGCCTGCGCCCAGCGCGACGTGCAAGCCCTGCGCGCGGTGGCGCATGCCGCGCTGGCCTTCAGCCCGGCGGTCACCTGGGCCGCAGCGGCGGACCTTGACCCCAACACCCCACCGCCCGGCACCGCGGGTGTGCTGCTGGAAGTGGCCAGCAGCCTGCGCTATTTCGGCGGCCATGCCGCGCTGCTGGACCGCCTGGGCCAGGCGCTGGCGCCGCTGGGCCACCACCTGCAGGTGGCCAGCGCGCCCACCGCGCTGGGCGCGGCGCTGCTGTCGCGCTGGCGCGCCGACCTGGCCCTGGGCCCGCACAGCCAGGACCGCGCCGCGCTGCACAGCCTGCTGGACGAAGCCCCGCTGTGGCTGCTGGCCGACCTGCTGGATGCCGGCGCGACGGCGCGCGAGGCCTGGGCCGCGATGGGCCTGCACAGCGTGGCCGATTTGCGCCGGCTGCCGCGCGACGGCCTGGCGCGGCGCTTCGGCCCTGCGCTGCTGCTGGCGCTGGACCGCGCGCGCGGCGACGCGCCCGACCCGCAGCACTGGGTGGAGCTGCCACCGCAGTTCAGCGACAAGCTGGAACTCTTCGCCCGCGCCGACACCACCGACCAACTGCTGGCCGGCGCCCGCGTGCTGCTGGCGCGGCTGGTGGCCTGGGCCCAGGGGCAGCAGGCGCGCATCGGCCGCTTCACGCTGCAGATGCACCACGAGCGCAGCACCCGCCGCCCCGACGACGTGCCGCCTTTCAGCCGGCTGGAACTGGCGCTGGCCGAAGCCTCGCTGGACGCCGAGCATCTGCAGTTGTTGCTGGCCGAACGCCTGGGCCGCGCGCCGCTGCCCGCGCCGGTGCTGGACCTGGGCCTGCAGTGCGAGCACCTGGTGCTGGCCCCGCCGCCCGCGGGCGAGCTGTTCCCCACCCGCGCCAGCCTGCAGGAAGGCCTCACCAGGCTGGTGGAGCGGCTGCAGGCCCGGCTGGGCCGCGACCAGGTGCAGCGCCTGCAGACTGTGGCCGACCACCGGCCCGAACGCGCCACCGTGGCCTGGCCGGCCGATGCGCCGCCGCCATCATCCCAAGCACCGGCTGCAACCGAGCCCCCACCGCGCTGGCCCGAGCACCTGCCGCTCACCCGCCCGGTGTGGCTGCTGCGCCAGCCCCAGCCGCTGGCCGAACGCGAACTGCGGCCCTGCCTGCGCGGGCGACCGCTGCAGGTGCTGGCGGGCCCGGAGCGCATTGAATCCGGCTGGTGGGACGGCGACCTGGTGGCGCGCGACTACTACATCGCCGACGCGGGCGATGGGGCGCTGGTGTGGATCTACCGGCTGCGCCTGCCCTTGGATGCAGGGCAGGGCAGCGGTTGGTTCTTGCAAGGCCGCTTCGGCTAG
- a CDS encoding diguanylate cyclase (GGDEF) domain-containing protein (PFAM: GGDEF domain; PAS fold~TIGRFAM: diguanylate cyclase (GGDEF) domain), whose protein sequence is MIPALDLHACTVTAWHVTPDMALRTVIAASLLAMGVWASTRRFFPGQTSFVAMSLATMAWIAASVTEHAAADPACKVTVGLLGWLPVMLQPALWSLFICQYLAADPRSPRWSVRLPWGAAIALQLALCWTNGAHGLFYGAGTGLTAPIAGLPRVRYDYGPLFYVAVATGYTLLAVTMLSTRRPRPDAPPRHREQWRAFVLIMAMPIVANVAYIGFGLRLFGADPTSAGFAASVAGLAWMIARNRLFAVVPMARQRLFAELPDAVLVLDADQRVVDANLAAQQLVGVLPPGGQALAALPRLGPALARQAAAGEAHSLLVLDEGAAYFEVQRRPLRARGRLLGELLQLHDVTGLQRAHHETARHLAEREGELDRARAQQDLLRQQALHDPLTGLLNRRALDEWFAQETRASPSRRLALVLLDLDHFKRVNDSHGHAAGDAVLRDFALTLATGLRAADALFRLGGEEFAILMPDVSAEVAERRIGDLRELIARQALGGLPQRITFSAGVAETGLQPLSLQALLEAADQAMYRAKAGGRNCTALAATLA, encoded by the coding sequence ATGATCCCCGCCCTGGACCTGCACGCCTGCACCGTCACGGCCTGGCATGTCACGCCGGACATGGCGCTGCGCACGGTCATCGCGGCCAGCCTGCTGGCCATGGGCGTGTGGGCCAGTACGCGGCGCTTCTTCCCCGGGCAGACCAGCTTTGTGGCCATGTCCCTGGCCACCATGGCCTGGATCGCCGCCAGCGTCACCGAACACGCGGCGGCCGACCCGGCCTGCAAAGTCACCGTGGGCCTGCTGGGCTGGCTGCCGGTGATGCTGCAGCCGGCGCTGTGGTCGCTGTTCATCTGCCAGTACCTGGCGGCCGACCCGCGTTCACCGCGTTGGTCGGTGCGCCTGCCTTGGGGCGCGGCCATCGCGCTGCAACTGGCGCTGTGCTGGACCAATGGTGCCCACGGCCTGTTTTATGGCGCCGGCACCGGGCTCACCGCGCCCATCGCCGGGCTGCCGCGGGTGCGCTACGACTACGGCCCGCTGTTCTACGTGGCGGTGGCCACCGGCTACACGCTGCTGGCGGTCACCATGCTGTCCACCCGTCGGCCGCGGCCGGACGCGCCGCCGCGCCACCGCGAGCAGTGGCGCGCCTTCGTGCTGATCATGGCCATGCCCATCGTGGCCAACGTGGCCTACATCGGCTTCGGCCTGCGCCTGTTCGGGGCCGACCCCACCAGTGCCGGCTTCGCCGCGTCGGTGGCCGGCCTGGCCTGGATGATTGCGCGCAACCGGCTCTTCGCCGTGGTGCCCATGGCGCGCCAGCGCCTGTTCGCCGAACTGCCCGACGCGGTGCTGGTGCTGGACGCCGACCAGCGCGTGGTGGACGCCAACCTGGCCGCGCAGCAGTTGGTGGGCGTGCTGCCGCCCGGCGGCCAGGCGCTGGCCGCGCTGCCGCGCCTGGGCCCGGCCCTGGCCCGCCAGGCGGCGGCAGGTGAAGCGCATTCGCTGCTGGTGCTGGACGAGGGCGCGGCCTACTTCGAGGTGCAGCGCCGCCCCTTGCGCGCCCGCGGGCGCCTGCTGGGTGAACTGCTGCAACTGCACGACGTGACCGGCCTGCAGCGCGCCCACCACGAAACCGCGCGCCACCTGGCCGAGCGCGAAGGCGAGCTGGACCGCGCCCGCGCCCAGCAGGACCTGCTGCGCCAGCAGGCCCTGCACGACCCGCTGACCGGCCTGCTGAACCGGCGTGCGCTGGACGAGTGGTTCGCCCAGGAAACCCGCGCCAGCCCGTCGCGCCGGCTGGCCCTGGTGCTGCTGGACCTGGACCACTTCAAGCGTGTCAACGACAGCCACGGCCACGCGGCCGGCGACGCGGTGCTGCGCGACTTCGCGCTCACCCTGGCCACCGGGCTGCGCGCGGCCGACGCGCTGTTCCGCCTGGGCGGGGAGGAGTTCGCCATCCTGATGCCCGACGTCAGCGCCGAGGTGGCCGAGCGCCGCATTGGCGACCTGCGTGAACTGATCGCCCGCCAGGCCCTGGGCGGGCTGCCGCAACGCATCACCTTCTCGGCCGGCGTGGCCGAAACTGGCCTGCAGCCCCTGTCGCTGCAGGCCCTGCTGGAAGCGGCCGACCAGGCGATGTACCGCGCCAAGGCGGGCGGACGCAATTGCACGGCGCTGGCGGCCACGCTGGCGTGA
- a CDS encoding esterase/lipase (PFAM: alpha/beta hydrolase fold): MLDPQARALIDLMVERGVPPTHTLAPAQARQFYRERRSFTQADPRPLPEVRDQSAPGPQGPIALRLYRPDSAPATGAPALVYFHGGGWVIGDLDTHDVLCRELAHQSGRVVLAVDYRLGPEHRFPGAVDDCLAATRWVLAQAAALGLDAQRVAVGGDSAGGNLSAVVGLALRDAGTAPALQGQLLIYPATDMRAVAPSHSHNGQGYLLTRDTIAYFRGLYIEQPEQWADWRASPLLHPDLSKLPRALVLTAGFDPLRDEGRQYADALSGAGTPCQYVCFERQIHGFITMTRVLDEARSAVALCAQWLRALG; encoded by the coding sequence ATGCTCGACCCCCAAGCCCGCGCCCTGATCGACCTGATGGTTGAACGCGGCGTGCCGCCCACGCACACCCTCGCGCCGGCGCAGGCGCGCCAGTTCTACCGCGAGCGGCGCAGCTTCACTCAGGCCGACCCCCGGCCGCTGCCCGAAGTGCGCGACCAGTCTGCGCCGGGCCCCCAGGGGCCCATCGCCTTGCGCTTGTACCGCCCGGACAGCGCCCCGGCCACGGGCGCCCCGGCCCTGGTGTACTTCCACGGCGGCGGCTGGGTCATCGGCGACCTGGACACCCACGACGTGCTGTGCCGCGAACTGGCGCACCAGTCGGGCCGGGTGGTGCTGGCGGTGGACTACCGCCTGGGGCCGGAACACCGCTTCCCCGGCGCGGTGGACGACTGTCTGGCCGCCACGCGCTGGGTGCTGGCCCAGGCGGCGGCGCTGGGGCTGGACGCGCAGCGCGTCGCGGTGGGCGGCGACAGCGCGGGCGGCAACCTCTCGGCCGTGGTCGGCCTGGCGCTGCGCGACGCCGGCACGGCCCCGGCGCTGCAGGGCCAGCTGCTCATCTACCCGGCCACCGACATGCGCGCCGTGGCGCCTTCGCACAGCCACAACGGACAGGGCTACCTGCTGACCCGCGACACCATCGCCTACTTCCGCGGCCTGTACATCGAACAGCCCGAGCAGTGGGCCGACTGGCGCGCGTCGCCCCTGCTGCACCCCGACCTGTCCAAGCTGCCGCGCGCGCTGGTGCTCACCGCCGGCTTCGACCCGCTGCGCGACGAGGGCCGGCAGTACGCCGACGCGCTGTCGGGTGCCGGCACGCCCTGCCAGTACGTGTGCTTCGAACGCCAGATCCATGGCTTCATCACCATGACCCGGGTGCTGGACGAAGCCCGCAGCGCGGTGGCGCTGTGCGCGCAGTGGCTGCGCGCTCTGGGCTGA
- a CDS encoding putative acetyltransferase (PFAM: Acetyltransferase (GNAT) family), producing MALPPGEPAARPFRLRHHAPGDIGWLIGRHGALYAQEFGWNSQFEALVARIAAQFLERLDPQREACWIAEHDGHRVGCVMLVQARHNDSDGGAPEPGVAQLRLLLVDPRARGLGLGDALVTECERFARAAGYRGLRLWTQSMLLPARAIYARHGYELKGTEPHHSFGHDLVGEVWEKPLDAPGTAHGRA from the coding sequence ATGGCGCTCCCCCCCGGCGAACCCGCAGCACGGCCTTTCCGCCTGCGCCACCACGCGCCGGGCGACATCGGCTGGCTGATCGGCCGCCACGGCGCGCTGTACGCGCAGGAGTTCGGCTGGAACAGCCAGTTCGAGGCCCTGGTGGCGCGCATCGCCGCGCAGTTCCTGGAACGCCTGGACCCGCAGCGCGAAGCCTGCTGGATTGCCGAGCACGACGGCCACCGCGTGGGCTGCGTGATGCTGGTGCAGGCGCGCCACAACGACAGCGACGGCGGCGCGCCCGAGCCCGGCGTGGCGCAACTTAGGCTGCTGCTGGTGGACCCGCGCGCCCGCGGCCTGGGGCTGGGCGACGCCCTGGTGACCGAATGCGAACGCTTCGCCCGTGCCGCCGGCTACCGCGGACTGCGGCTGTGGACTCAGAGCATGCTGCTGCCGGCACGCGCGATCTACGCCCGCCATGGCTACGAACTGAAGGGCACAGAGCCCCACCACAGCTTCGGCCACGACCTGGTGGGCGAGGTGTGGGAAAAGCCGCTGGACGCACCTGGAACTGCCCATGGCCGCGCCTGA